From a region of the Basfia succiniciproducens genome:
- a CDS encoding efflux transporter outer membrane subunit: MKSMHKLSLIAVLVTLAACSSTNVDLNSQIEMPAQFEQTAQATGTAEITQWWRNWNDPQLTALIEQGLQQNLEVAMARSRLAEAQANAAYTDADLGPSVSASGSASGSRARVDNPLTGGSSTSSGSYQYAAVTASWELDFFGKKRSDRDAAEAQALSAQDQVYAAQMLVAGQIAESYFNIAALQQRQAVLQQYADVLGKLKTYVQGRFNAGQANANDVLQTESRLSSIQANLATFDSQIDSNRRAIAILTGKPAQGFRLSPAVKNPLINLPAAPAGVLPGEVLARRPDLHSYRNQVQAAAAKLASAKADLYPRFDIQFMGGTGRIDVNSDISELKGWAGLVSGGISLPIFTNGRIQANIDAADARLKTALLQYDKALIQALADVDNSYQAQFALNRQIRLLQTAAAQTQKSAVNAEKLFQYGEKTLNNTLSERINALNAREQLIQARLTHAKNLVSLYKALGGGWVK; this comes from the coding sequence ATGAAATCAATGCATAAACTTTCGCTTATCGCCGTGCTGGTTACTCTTGCAGCCTGCTCAAGCACCAATGTGGATCTCAACTCACAAATTGAAATGCCGGCACAGTTTGAACAAACCGCGCAGGCCACGGGTACCGCTGAGATCACGCAATGGTGGCGCAATTGGAATGATCCCCAATTAACCGCACTGATCGAACAAGGCTTGCAGCAAAACTTAGAGGTCGCCATGGCTAGAAGCCGTTTAGCGGAAGCACAAGCCAATGCGGCTTACACTGATGCGGATTTAGGCCCTTCCGTTTCCGCCAGTGGCAGCGCGAGCGGTTCCCGTGCCAGAGTGGATAATCCCCTGACCGGCGGATCCTCCACCTCTTCCGGCAGCTACCAGTATGCCGCCGTCACCGCAAGCTGGGAATTAGACTTTTTCGGCAAAAAACGAAGCGATCGGGATGCGGCTGAAGCTCAGGCGTTAAGCGCGCAGGATCAGGTGTATGCAGCCCAAATGCTGGTTGCCGGCCAAATTGCCGAAAGCTATTTCAACATCGCCGCCCTGCAGCAACGTCAAGCGGTATTACAACAATATGCGGACGTATTAGGCAAATTAAAAACCTATGTCCAAGGGCGTTTCAACGCCGGCCAGGCCAATGCTAACGACGTATTACAAACGGAAAGCCGTTTAAGCTCAATACAAGCGAATCTGGCGACCTTCGACAGCCAAATTGACAGCAACCGACGGGCCATTGCGATTTTAACCGGCAAACCCGCACAAGGTTTTCGCTTATCCCCGGCGGTCAAAAATCCGTTAATCAACCTGCCGGCGGCACCTGCGGGCGTATTACCGGGCGAAGTACTCGCCCGTCGTCCGGATTTGCATTCTTACCGAAACCAGGTACAAGCGGCGGCGGCAAAATTAGCCAGCGCCAAAGCGGATCTGTATCCGAGATTTGACATTCAATTTATGGGCGGCACGGGTCGCATTGATGTGAATTCCGATATTTCCGAATTAAAAGGCTGGGCGGGCTTGGTCAGCGGCGGAATCAGCCTGCCGATATTCACCAACGGACGAATCCAAGCCAATATTGATGCGGCGGACGCCCGCTTAAAAACCGCATTATTGCAATATGACAAAGCGCTTATCCAAGCCCTTGCCGACGTAGATAACAGCTATCAGGCACAGTTTGCACTAAACCGCCAAATCCGGCTATTACAAACCGCAGCCGCCCAAACACAAAAAAGTGCGGTCAATGCGGAGAAATTATTTCAATACGGTGAAAAAACCTTAAACAATACCCTTTCCGAACGAATCAACGCCCTGAATGCCCGGGAACAACTGATTCAGGCAAGACTCACCCACGCCAAAAATTTAGTCAGCCTATATAAGGCGCTGGGCGGCGGTTGGGTTAAATAA
- a CDS encoding protein-disulfide reductase DsbD has protein sequence MRNFLLFLILSLTTFVAHSGLFTGKPQFLKPHEAFILSANKQDAQINLHWKIADNYYLYKKELRITGENSKIGEIIYPQADKHQDEFFGETEIFRHELFLAVPVNEQNAASRLEVTYQGCTKGFCYPPETTVLELASLPIGQESQTLTAQDSLSQNLLKSKYAVFGFFLLGIGLAFTPCVLPMLPLLSAIVIGQGKRASTGRALLLSFVYVQGMALTYTLLGLIVAAIGLPFQVALQSPYVLVTLSAVFVLLALSMFGLFNLQLPSSLQTKLALFSQKQQSGALGGVFIMGMIAGLIASPCTSAPLSGALLYVAQTGDLFFGAITLYLLALGMGMPLVLITVFGNRILPKSGAWMEKVKTAFGFVLLALPVFLLARVLPGMWENLLWSLLTVSFFAWLSFSMPKGKLGRSLRILFLILAMIAVRPLQNFIWGDYSAPAGNPQSAVEKSEISSSTRFKQINNYAQLKQALTSNPKAIAMLDLYADWCVACKEFEKYTFSHPDVKHKFEQVLLLQVDMTKNSPENAELMEKLSVLGLPTIIFFDRQGNEIVNSRITGFLNAKQFLSLIEKYL, from the coding sequence ATGAGAAATTTTTTACTTTTTTTGATTTTAAGTTTGACAACATTTGTTGCGCATAGTGGGCTTTTTACCGGCAAACCCCAGTTTTTAAAGCCTCATGAAGCTTTTATTTTGTCGGCAAATAAGCAAGATGCGCAAATAAACTTACACTGGAAAATTGCGGATAATTATTATCTTTATAAAAAAGAACTGCGTATTACCGGCGAAAACAGCAAAATCGGTGAAATTATCTATCCGCAAGCCGATAAACATCAGGATGAATTTTTTGGCGAAACAGAGATTTTTCGTCATGAATTATTTCTTGCGGTTCCCGTTAATGAACAAAATGCGGCAAGTCGGCTGGAAGTCACTTATCAAGGGTGTACGAAAGGTTTTTGTTATCCGCCCGAAACTACAGTGCTTGAATTAGCTAGCTTGCCTATAGGGCAGGAATCACAAACGTTGACGGCTCAGGACAGCCTGTCTCAAAATTTGTTAAAAAGTAAATATGCGGTATTTGGGTTCTTTCTGCTGGGCATTGGTCTTGCCTTTACGCCTTGCGTTTTGCCGATGTTGCCGCTGTTGTCCGCTATCGTTATCGGGCAAGGAAAACGAGCAAGCACAGGGCGTGCGTTATTATTAAGTTTTGTTTATGTACAAGGTATGGCATTGACCTACACTTTGCTTGGCTTGATTGTCGCTGCAATCGGGCTGCCGTTTCAGGTTGCCTTGCAAAGCCCTTATGTATTGGTGACGCTTTCCGCTGTTTTTGTGCTTTTAGCGCTTTCTATGTTCGGCTTATTTAACCTGCAGTTACCTAGTTCGTTACAAACAAAATTAGCTTTATTCAGCCAAAAACAGCAGAGCGGCGCCTTAGGCGGGGTATTTATTATGGGCATGATTGCGGGATTAATAGCCTCGCCGTGCACTTCGGCGCCGTTGTCCGGTGCCTTGCTTTATGTGGCGCAAACCGGTGATTTATTTTTCGGTGCTATTACCCTTTATTTGTTAGCCCTTGGTATGGGGATGCCTTTGGTACTCATCACGGTATTCGGTAATCGGATTCTACCGAAATCCGGCGCATGGATGGAAAAAGTAAAAACCGCTTTCGGCTTTGTATTGCTTGCATTACCTGTATTTCTGCTTGCTCGGGTACTGCCGGGTATGTGGGAAAATCTGCTTTGGTCATTGTTGACGGTGAGTTTTTTTGCCTGGCTTTCATTTTCTATGCCAAAAGGAAAATTAGGCCGGTCGCTGCGGATTTTATTTCTTATTTTAGCGATGATTGCCGTTCGTCCGTTGCAGAATTTTATCTGGGGTGATTATTCGGCTCCTGCTGGTAATCCTCAAAGTGCGGTGGAAAAATCGGAAATTTCATCTTCGACGCGTTTTAAGCAGATCAATAACTATGCGCAACTAAAGCAGGCGTTAACCAGTAATCCTAAAGCCATTGCCATGTTGGATCTTTATGCCGATTGGTGTGTAGCTTGCAAAGAATTTGAAAAATATACTTTTTCTCATCCCGATGTTAAACATAAGTTTGAACAGGTTTTATTGCTTCAGGTGGATATGACTAAAAATAGCCCTGAAAATGCCGAATTAATGGAAAAACTATCCGTATTGGGTTTGCCGACGATTATTTTCTTTGACCGGCAGGGGAATGAAATTGTTAACTCCCGTATTACCGGCTTTTTAAATGCAAAGCAATTTCTTTCATTAATTGAAAAGTATTTATGA
- the rbbA gene encoding ribosome-associated ATPase/putative transporter RbbA, translating to MADTLLAVQVDKLKHCYGKTTALCDLSLQIPRGKIIGLIGPDGVGKSTLLSLIAGVKIIQSGSVTVFGLNVAEKKARDLLSHKIAFMPQGLGKNLYLTLSIYENIDFHARLFGLPKAHRKARIERLLNATGLAPFADRAAGKLSGGMKQKLSLCCALVHSPDLLILDEPTTGVDPLSRRQFWQLVEDLRRETPGMTVIVATAYIDEAEGFEQVIAMDDGKLIAYKPTKQLIAETESENLEQAYVKLLPADKRGSGKGLTIPPFEVDANEPPVIVAEGLTKRFGDFTSVDNVSFTIPKGEIFGFLGSNGCGKSTTMKMLTGLLDPSEGTATLLGQPIDASNIDTRKRVGYMSQAFSLYEELTVRENLELHAKLFQIPPAQWNTYVHSAMEQFDLADLADEKPSSLPLGIRQRLQLAAACLHKPELLILDEPTSGVDPAARDMFWEYLIKLSREDRITIFVTTHFMNEAARCDRISFMHRGRVLAVGTPEELRTGKNAATLEEAFIIYLEEQADDITAPSNETGQSAVKNDEVLPPAEGLWTWWSLIWTFAVREGKELLRDNIRLFFAFCGPIIMLMAMAGSISFDINPSNFKVLDHDNSSASRKFVEYFTGSPYFIRQADLHSVDEINPALQTGEIKLVIEIPIDFGKKMLNGQQPEVGLFIDGAFPSVAENLNGSASGVIRQYITETLKEQGFNPPSNAATETRFVYNQDFKSVYAITPGIIMLAMILIPAMMTALGVVREREIGSIMNLYGSPASKLQFLLGKQLPYILLSFLSYLLLVTVSIVIFGVPIKGSIFAMFFGCLIGICASTAFGLFVSSFVKSQVAAIFATAIISIVPAINLAGIFYPTSALDEHLLMVSQIFPGAWFQNISLGGFTKGLGFAELSSNYLQLAIIYAMYISLAVLFLKKQEK from the coding sequence ATGGCGGATACATTACTTGCCGTGCAGGTGGATAAGCTTAAACATTGTTACGGAAAAACCACCGCACTTTGCGACCTGTCATTACAGATTCCGCGCGGTAAAATCATCGGCTTGATCGGTCCCGACGGCGTGGGTAAATCCACGCTGTTGTCGCTGATTGCCGGCGTAAAAATTATTCAATCCGGCAGCGTAACCGTCTTCGGTCTCAATGTAGCGGAAAAAAAGGCGCGCGACCTGTTATCCCACAAAATTGCCTTTATGCCGCAGGGTCTGGGTAAAAATCTTTATCTGACTTTATCAATTTATGAAAATATTGATTTTCACGCCCGTCTTTTCGGGCTGCCCAAAGCCCATCGCAAAGCGCGCATCGAACGTCTTTTAAACGCGACCGGTCTGGCGCCCTTTGCGGATCGCGCGGCGGGCAAACTGTCCGGCGGAATGAAACAAAAGCTCAGTCTTTGTTGCGCCTTGGTACACAGTCCCGATTTACTTATTTTAGACGAACCTACCACCGGTGTAGACCCCCTCTCCCGTCGCCAATTCTGGCAATTGGTGGAGGATCTGCGTCGGGAAACGCCGGGCATGACGGTGATCGTCGCGACCGCCTATATTGACGAGGCGGAAGGTTTTGAACAGGTCATTGCCATGGATGACGGCAAGCTGATTGCCTATAAGCCGACCAAACAGCTGATTGCGGAAACCGAAAGCGAAAATCTGGAACAGGCCTATGTAAAATTGCTGCCGGCGGACAAACGCGGGTCGGGGAAGGGCTTGACCATCCCGCCTTTCGAAGTCGATGCGAACGAGCCGCCCGTTATTGTTGCGGAAGGATTAACCAAACGTTTCGGCGATTTTACTTCGGTGGATAATGTCAGTTTTACCATTCCTAAAGGGGAAATCTTCGGCTTTTTGGGTTCCAACGGCTGCGGCAAATCCACCACCATGAAAATGCTCACCGGTTTACTCGACCCTAGCGAAGGTACGGCAACCTTATTGGGACAGCCCATTGACGCCAGCAATATAGATACCCGCAAACGAGTGGGTTATATGTCGCAGGCATTCTCGTTATATGAAGAATTGACGGTACGCGAGAACCTGGAATTGCACGCAAAACTGTTCCAGATTCCGCCGGCACAATGGAATACCTATGTTCATTCCGCCATGGAACAATTCGATCTCGCCGATCTGGCGGATGAAAAACCCTCTTCCCTGCCCTTGGGCATTCGTCAGCGTTTACAACTCGCCGCCGCCTGTTTGCACAAACCCGAACTGTTAATTTTAGACGAACCCACCTCCGGCGTGGATCCTGCGGCACGGGATATGTTCTGGGAATATTTGATTAAACTCTCCCGCGAGGATCGCATCACCATTTTCGTCACCACCCATTTTATGAACGAAGCCGCCCGCTGCGACCGCATTTCCTTTATGCACCGCGGACGCGTACTGGCTGTAGGAACGCCGGAAGAATTACGAACCGGCAAAAATGCAGCGACCCTGGAAGAAGCTTTTATCATTTATCTGGAAGAACAGGCGGACGACATTACCGCGCCAAGCAATGAAACCGGCCAAAGTGCGGTCAAAAATGACGAAGTTTTACCGCCAGCTGAAGGATTATGGACATGGTGGTCTTTAATCTGGACCTTTGCCGTGCGTGAAGGTAAAGAGCTGCTGCGGGATAATATCCGCTTATTCTTTGCTTTTTGCGGACCAATTATTATGTTGATGGCAATGGCGGGCAGCATTTCCTTTGATATTAATCCGTCAAACTTCAAAGTATTGGATCACGATAACAGTTCCGCAAGCCGTAAGTTTGTAGAATACTTCACCGGTTCGCCATATTTCATCAGACAGGCGGATCTTCATTCGGTGGATGAAATCAACCCGGCCCTGCAGACCGGCGAAATCAAATTAGTGATTGAAATCCCGATTGATTTCGGCAAGAAAATGTTAAACGGTCAACAACCTGAAGTGGGGCTGTTTATTGACGGTGCCTTCCCTTCCGTAGCGGAAAATCTAAACGGTTCCGCCTCCGGGGTGATTCGCCAATATATAACGGAAACCCTGAAAGAACAGGGATTTAACCCTCCGTCTAACGCCGCCACCGAGACTCGTTTCGTTTATAATCAGGACTTTAAAAGTGTTTATGCGATAACGCCGGGCATCATTATGCTGGCGATGATTTTAATTCCGGCAATGATGACGGCTCTCGGCGTAGTACGGGAACGGGAAATCGGTTCGATTATGAACTTGTACGGTTCACCGGCCTCCAAACTTCAATTTTTACTGGGCAAACAATTACCCTATATATTACTGTCTTTTCTCAGTTATCTGCTGTTAGTGACGGTATCCATTGTGATCTTTGGCGTCCCCATTAAAGGCTCGATATTTGCGATGTTTTTCGGCTGCTTGATAGGCATTTGCGCTTCAACGGCATTCGGTTTATTCGTTTCCAGTTTTGTCAAATCGCAAGTCGCTGCAATTTTTGCCACCGCCATTATCAGCATTGTACCAGCCATTAATCTGGCGGGGATCTTCTATCCGACTTCTGCGTTGGACGAACATTTGTTAATGGTATCCCAAATATTCCCCGGCGCATGGTTTCAAAATATCAGTCTGGGCGGTTTCACCAAAGGATTGGGATTTGCCGAATTAAGTTCGAATTATCTTCAGCTGGCTATTATCTATGCAATGTATATTAGTCTTGCCGTGCTGTTCTTAAAGAAACAGGAGAAATAA
- a CDS encoding TetR/AcrR family transcriptional regulator — protein sequence MKQDIRITKTLGLIRHVFLELLEEKGFEHIVVQDILDRAQINRSTFYKHFQNKHAVALMLVDEIKQLLTENFENRFSIPTTEFAQKMVPIFWQHRDLIHLIGKIENPRIHLYKDLALVIKEEYIKQAVREQPQSSEELDFQGYLFAIVSLGTIRYFVEKGELPDPSVIVGDIESVFNLLIIK from the coding sequence TTGAAACAGGATATCCGCATAACAAAAACCTTAGGGCTTATTCGGCACGTATTTTTAGAATTATTGGAAGAAAAAGGGTTTGAACATATTGTGGTACAGGATATTTTGGACCGCGCGCAAATTAACCGTTCTACTTTTTATAAGCATTTTCAAAATAAGCATGCGGTCGCGCTTATGCTGGTTGATGAGATTAAACAATTGTTAACGGAAAACTTTGAAAACCGATTTTCGATTCCTACCACCGAATTTGCGCAAAAAATGGTGCCCATTTTTTGGCAACATCGCGATTTAATTCATTTAATCGGTAAAATTGAGAACCCTCGCATTCATTTATATAAAGATTTAGCGCTGGTTATTAAAGAAGAATATATTAAGCAAGCGGTAAGAGAGCAGCCTCAAAGCAGTGAAGAACTGGATTTTCAAGGTTATTTATTTGCTATTGTTTCACTGGGAACCATTCGCTATTTTGTGGAAAAAGGCGAATTGCCGGATCCGAGTGTAATTGTCGGTGATATAGAGTCCGTATTTAATCTTTTGATTATCAAATAG
- a CDS encoding ABC transporter permease — protein sequence MSRWLKNVFFLCGKEFKSLFSDLTLLILIIYMFTVALVTVANLPTTEVKNASVGIVDHDHSALSYRLKDALLKPYFKKVEHISQEQIDDLMDNGNFTFIIDIPPNYQQDILAGHNPTVQILIDATAMTQASIGSSYITQIFTGEVNRFLKTTNSPTPIKTAVNVLYNPNYSSKWFMGAVQTVGNLNLLTMLLVGAAIIRERERGTIEHLLVMPVRSSEIAVAKVLANGLVLFVVAMLSLKFVVQGYLAIPITNSSIWLFGLGVIIFIFSIASLGILLAVFAPTMPQFGLLCLPVYMVMYMLSGTMSPLENMPQIAQYLTQFSPTTILGSYAKDVLFRGAGLNMVWDDLVKMAALGALFLGIALMQFKSMLSKQG from the coding sequence ATGTCACGTTGGTTAAAAAATGTCTTTTTTCTCTGCGGTAAAGAATTCAAAAGTTTATTTAGCGATCTTACTTTGCTGATTTTAATCATATATATGTTTACGGTCGCCTTAGTTACCGTGGCAAATCTGCCGACTACAGAAGTAAAAAATGCCTCTGTCGGGATTGTCGATCATGATCATTCCGCCCTTTCCTATCGTTTAAAAGATGCGTTACTCAAGCCCTATTTCAAAAAAGTCGAACATATTTCACAAGAACAGATTGACGATTTAATGGATAACGGTAATTTTACCTTTATCATCGATATTCCGCCTAATTATCAGCAGGATATCTTAGCCGGTCATAATCCGACCGTTCAAATTTTAATCGATGCTACAGCCATGACCCAGGCCAGTATCGGCTCATCTTATATTACTCAGATTTTTACCGGCGAAGTGAATCGTTTCCTCAAGACGACCAATTCGCCTACGCCGATAAAAACGGCGGTAAATGTGCTGTATAACCCGAATTATTCCAGTAAATGGTTTATGGGAGCGGTTCAGACGGTGGGAAATCTGAATCTGCTCACCATGCTATTGGTCGGTGCCGCGATTATTCGTGAACGCGAGCGCGGCACCATAGAACATCTATTGGTAATGCCCGTGCGTTCCAGTGAAATTGCCGTAGCCAAAGTGCTGGCAAACGGTCTGGTTCTGTTCGTCGTCGCGATGCTCTCGCTCAAATTTGTGGTGCAAGGCTATTTGGCTATTCCCATTACTAATTCGTCTATTTGGTTATTCGGCTTGGGCGTGATTATTTTTATTTTCTCCATCGCCTCGCTGGGTATTTTATTAGCCGTATTTGCCCCCACTATGCCGCAATTCGGCTTACTATGCCTGCCGGTTTATATGGTGATGTATATGCTTTCGGGTACGATGTCTCCCTTAGAAAATATGCCGCAAATCGCCCAATATTTAACCCAGTTTTCGCCGACCACTATTTTAGGTTCTTACGCAAAAGACGTACTGTTCCGGGGCGCCGGTCTGAATATGGTGTGGGACGATTTAGTCAAAATGGCGGCGTTAGGCGCATTATTCTTAGGTATTGCGCTCATGCAATTTAAATCCATGCTTTCCAAACAAGGATAA
- a CDS encoding HlyD family secretion protein produces the protein MKAKYVVAILAAVAVAGGTIWYNAQLKAEKLAGIAAVNGRLELKRLDIATLYAGRVEEMYVQEGDEVQPGQNLARLSSSISQTQVDAANAQKQRAQEAVTRAVAQIDSQQQQLKVAKLELDNAQKLRRDNLVSASELERRQANYRAAVAAVNTAKAAKAEADAAVNQAQAQLEQALSQNSDMLIKAPKAGWVEYQIAEVGNVLGIGGRVVSLLDPTDTYINVFLTSAQSNQVKVGEEARIVVDGMNAVFPAKITYVAADAQFTPKSVETTEERAKLMFKVKLQIPAEIALQYNKLLKGGMTALGYVKYGQEALWPENLTVKLPQGE, from the coding sequence ATGAAAGCGAAATATGTTGTTGCCATACTTGCGGCGGTTGCCGTTGCGGGCGGAACCATCTGGTATAACGCTCAATTAAAAGCCGAGAAATTAGCCGGTATTGCCGCTGTCAACGGCCGTTTAGAACTGAAACGACTGGATATTGCCACGCTATATGCGGGGCGGGTGGAAGAAATGTACGTGCAGGAAGGCGATGAAGTGCAACCCGGGCAAAACCTTGCCCGTCTTTCTTCCAGCATCTCACAAACCCAGGTGGACGCCGCCAATGCGCAAAAACAACGGGCGCAGGAAGCCGTCACCCGTGCCGTCGCGCAAATCGATTCCCAGCAGCAACAGCTTAAAGTAGCGAAATTAGAATTGGATAACGCGCAAAAATTGCGCCGTGATAATCTGGTGTCTGCCAGTGAATTAGAACGCCGGCAGGCAAATTATCGTGCAGCGGTAGCGGCGGTAAATACGGCGAAAGCCGCTAAAGCGGAAGCGGATGCCGCCGTGAATCAGGCTCAGGCCCAATTGGAACAGGCCCTATCGCAAAACAGCGACATGCTGATCAAGGCGCCGAAAGCAGGCTGGGTGGAATATCAAATTGCCGAAGTGGGAAACGTACTCGGCATCGGCGGTCGCGTAGTGAGTCTGCTGGATCCCACCGATACTTATATCAATGTGTTCTTAACTTCCGCTCAATCCAATCAGGTCAAGGTGGGCGAAGAGGCGCGCATTGTGGTTGACGGTATGAATGCGGTTTTCCCGGCTAAAATCACCTATGTTGCGGCGGATGCGCAATTTACGCCGAAATCGGTGGAAACCACGGAGGAACGGGCAAAATTAATGTTCAAAGTGAAATTGCAGATTCCCGCCGAAATCGCCCTTCAATACAATAAACTGCTGAAAGGCGGTATGACCGCATTGGGTTATGTGAAATACGGACAAGAGGCGCTATGGCCGGAAAATCTGACCGTGAAACTTCCGCAAGGTGAATAA